The genomic segment GCCTATGAATCAATGATTCTGTATTTCCCGACACAACAGACTGAGGTCGTAGGGCATCTGCCCTGAACCCGACGGCACCACGCTGACACGCTGCACATAACGGCGGAGCTGCCCCGTCAGCCATTCCTCGCCTGGCACATCACCAGCCACATAAAGTTCGTCATTCTCCTGGTCCAATGCCAGTTGTTCCCATACAAACAGAAGAAAATAGAGCGCATCGTTGACATGAGAAACAGTATAGCTGTTGCAAAACTTGAAACGTTTCTGCGAGAAAGCAAACACTTCCAGTTTCTTATCATGAAAATATCCGAACAACTTTTTCTGATGACCAGTGTAATGGAGATGATGGAAATATTTCCACACGGGCGTACCAATCGCCATATAGTGCACGTCACTAAACCGTTCTTCAATGGCGGCTTTCAGCTCTTTTCCTATGGCATAAACCGCTA from the Prevotella sp. Rep29 genome contains:
- a CDS encoding DUF3822 family protein, translated to MHHSIDYLPQVGEELVIRIAHGNLSFAKRNKKDGQVAYERYELNGSISMAANLRKAFQTSDFLKDAGEQVLVLVDSNVLLVPESEFQAEQIDTLYEHTFSDADSDVRMFDELPELSAVAVYAIGKELKAAIEERFSDVHYMAIGTPVWKYFHHLHYTGHQKKLFGYFHDKKLEVFAFSQKRFKFCNSYTVSHVNDALYFLLFVWEQLALDQENDELYVAGDVPGEEWLTGQLRRYVQRVSVVPSGSGQMPYDLSLLCREIQNH